A window of Streptomyces sp. NBC_01689 genomic DNA:
ACCCCTTCTTCCACACCTTCGGCTACAAGGCGGGGGTGCTGGCCTGCCTGATGCGCGGCGCGACCATGGTCCCGCAGTCCGTGTTCGACGTGGACACGGTGCTGGCGAACGTGGCGGCCGAGCGCATCTCGGTCCTCCCCGGACCGCCCACGCTCCACCAGTCCCTCCTGGACCATCCGTCCCGGGACGCCTACGACCTGTCGGCGCTGAGGCTGGTGGTGACGGGTGCCGCGGTGGTGCCCCTGCGGCTGGTGGAGCGGCTGAGGTCGGAGCTGAGGATCGCCGCCGTGCTCACCGCGTACGGGCTCTCCGAGGCGAGCGGGATCGTCACCATGTGCCGCCGGGGCGACGAGCCCGCCGTGATCGCCTCCACCTCGGGGCGGGCGATCCCGGACACCCAGGTCCGGGTGGTGGACGCGGCCGGGGTGCCGGTGGCCCCCGGCACCCCGGGCGAGGTACTGGTCCGCGGCTTCAACGTGATGGGGGGCTACTTCGAGGACCCGGCGGCCACGGCGGCGGTCCTGGCGCCGGACGGCTGGCTGCGCACCGGCGACGTGGGTGTCCTCGACGCGGCCGGGAACCTGCGCATCACCGACCGGATCAAGGACATGTTCATCGTCGGCGGGTTCAACGCCTACCCCGCGGAGATAGAACAACTCCTGGGCCTGCACCCGGACGTGTCGGACGTGGCGGTGGTCGGGGTGCCGGACGGGCGGCTGGGCGAGGTCGGCAGGGCCTACGTCGTACGGCGCCCGGGCGCCGAACTGACCGGCGGTGACCTGATCGCCTGGTCCCGCCGCGAGATGGCCAACTTCAAGGTCCCCAGGACGGTCGAGTTCGTGACCGAACTCCCGCGGAACGCGAGCGGGAAGGTGGTGAAGGGGGAGCTGCGGGGGCGGTGAGGAGTTCGGTTCCGGCTCCAGGGGTGGAGCCGACGCGGCCGCTCCTGGATGGACACGGCGAGGGGGCCGAGCTCGGCCCGGCCCCCTCGCCGGGATACGACCGCCGGATCAGGTCGCGTGGACGTTGTCCGTGGTGACGGGGACGTCCGTGGCGTGGACGTTGGCGAATGCAGGGACCGACGTGCCGATCGCAGCCGCAGCCGCAGCCGGAGCCGCGAACGCGACCGTGATCAGGGCCTTCTTGGTGCGGGTCATTCCGACTCCTGTTGAGGGGACTCTCGAACTCCCCGTGACGCGAGCGTCACGAGGGGCAACTGTTCGAGTGGTTCGAACAGTTTGAGTCGAAGGTTGACCGGAACCGTCCTCCCGGCACACGTCAGCCGCGACGGCTCCCCCTCCGCGCCGCCGCGGCTGATCCCCGTGTGAAATGAAGGTCTAGCTGGGCTCGGACGTCACATGCGTGTTGTCCGGGGTGGCCTCGCCCTCGCCGTCGTCGCCGACCTCGGTGACGTGGGTGTTGAGCGGCTTGATCGGGCTGCTCGTCACATGCGTGTTCAGCGGCGTGATGTCCTCGCCGGCCTCCGCGTCGGTGACGTGGGTGTTGTCCGGCTCGACAACCGGCTCGTTCTCGGTCGTGCTCATGGTGCTTCCTCCCCTTTGGCGGGACCAACTGGACTGCAGGTGGCCCGCCCGGACACTCCCCCGTGGGTGACCGGGCGGGCCACTCGGGTCGCCCAGCCTAGACTTCGAGCGCGGCGACCTCACCGGCGGTCCGTCTGCCCCCCGACGCGACGGATCGACAAGCAAGAGACTGCCGGGTCGCGATAAACGAACGATGAACGCCCTGGCGGGCTTCTAGACAGCCGCGATCGGGGTGAGGAGGGAACGCACCTCCGTGGCCTCCGGGGAGTCCAGCTTCTCGTAGATGTCGAGGGCCTCGCGCCAGCAGACCTGAGCCCGGCCGGAGTGGCCGATCCCGTCGAGCGCCTTGCCCAGCACCGTGAGGACGTTGCCACGCCGCCATTCGCCACCGATGCCCCGCAGGACCGTGAGCGCCATCTCGGCGTTGCCCGCCGCCCGCGTGGGCTGGTGCGCCTCCAGGTCGACCTCCGCGAGGCGGCACAGGGCCATCCCCTCCCACAGACGCTGGCGGCTGTCACGGAAGATCCGCAGCGCCTCCTCCAGTTGCTCCACGGCGGTGGAGTGCTGTCCGCTCCTGCCGAGCGCCATCCCGAGCGCGTAACGGCCGTTCGCCACGCGGAGGGAGTGGCCCAGCGTCTCGTAGATCTCCGTCCCCTGGCGGGCGAGGATGACGGCCGACTCCGCGCGCTCCGTGACCAGGTGAAGACGCGAAAGGTTGCACAGCGAGCTGGCCGAGCCCGGCAGGTCGCCACAGTCGCGGAACTCCTCGATGGCTCGGTTGAAGTTCCTCTCGGCGTCCTCGTGGCGGCTCTGGTAGAAGGCGATGCTCCCGAGGATGTTCGCCGCCCAGCACAACGGCAGCGGGTCCTCGGCGGACTCGGCGAGCCGGAGCGCCTGCTGCGCCTCCTGGTCGGCCTGGTCGAAGAGGCCGGAGAAGAGACGCGCGTTACTCAGGACCACGCAGGCCCGGCCCTCCGCACGGACGTCCGACGCGGCGCGGGCGGCGTCGCGCAGGGTGGTGGCGACCTCCTCGTACTCCTTCGCGTTGGCTCCCGACTCGGCCAGGTCGACCGCGGCCCACAGGAGGTCGACAGCACGCCGCAGGGTTGCCGCGCCGGCGGACTGCCGCACACAGGCGAGAAGGGGCACGGCTTCGGAGTAGAGCCAGTCCCAGGCTCCCTTGCGGTGCGGGAAGACCAAGCCCGGAGTGCTGGTGGGCTGCAGATGCTCCGTCAGCCGGTCGCCGGGCCGCTCGATCGCGTACACCCCCGCCGTCGTCGCCAGATAGAAATCCAGCAGCCGCGACAGCGCCGCGTCGCGCTCGCTCGGTGGCTGTTCGTCGCGTTCGGCGCAGGCGCGGGCGTAGAGGCGGACCAGGTCGTGGTAGCGGTAGCGGCCGGGGGCGGCGGACTCCAGGAGGGAGGTGTCGACGAGGGACTCAAGGAGGTCCTCGGTGTCCTCGGCGGGCAGGGCGAGGACGGCGGCCGCGGCGGCCAGCGAGATGTCCGGGCCGTCCGCGAGGCCCAGCAGCCGGAAGGCGCGGGCCTGGGCCGGCTCCAGCTGGCCGTAGCCGAGCTCGAAGGTGGCCTTGACGGCGAGGTCGCCGGCCTGGAGCTCGTCGAGGCGGCGGCGCTCGTCGCCGAGCTTCGCGGCCAGCACCGAGACCGTCCAGGTGCGGCGGGCGGCCAGCCGGGACGCGGCGATGCGGATCGCGAGCGGGAGGAAACCGCAGGCGGCGACGACGTCGAGGGCCGCCTCGCGCTCCGACGCCACCCGCTCCTGTCCGACGATCCTGGTGAAGAGCTGGAGGGCCTCCTCGGGCGACATCACGTCGAGGTCCACCAGATGGGCACCGGCCAGGTCCACCATCCGCACCCGGGACGTCACCAGGGCCGCGCAGCCCTCCATGCCGGGGAGCAGCGGGCGCACCTGGGCGGCGTCCCGGGCGTTGTCCAGCAGCACCAGGACCCGGCGGCCGTCGAGGACCGAGCGGTAGAGCGCCGCGCGTTCCTCCAGGGAGTCGGGGATGGAGGAGGCCGGAGTGCCCAGGGCTCGCAGGAAGGAGCCGAGCACCGTCTCCGGCTCCGCCGCCCGCTGCCCGGCGCCCTGGAGGTCGACGTAGAGCTGTCCGTCGGGGAAGGCGGCCCGTGCCCGGTGGGCGACGTGCACGGCGAGGGTCGTCTTGCCCACGCCGCCGATGCCCGCGAGCGCCGAGACCGCCATCACCCGGCCCTCCTCGGTGGAGGCGGCGGCGAGGACGTCACTGAGTTCCTGGACGAAGGCGGCGCGGCCGGTGAAGTCGGTGACCGTGGCCGGGAGCTGGGCCGGGCGGATGGGCGCCGCCACGGGCTCCGCGGCCGGGGCGGACGGCTCGGCGAGTCCCGGGTCCGCCTGGAGGATGCGCTGCTGGAGTTCCTTCAGGCCCGCGCGCGGGTCGACGCCCAGTTCGTCGGCGAGCAGCCGGCGGGTGTCGGCGTAGACGGCGAGGGCCTCGGCCTGGCGTCCGCTCCGGTACAGCGCCAGCATGAGCAGTTCGCGCAGCCGCTCCCGGAGGGGGTGCGCGGCGGTCAGCGCGGTGAGCTCGGACACCGCCTCGGCGTGGCAGCCCTGCTCCAGGTCCATGTCGAGCCTGGACTCCAGGAGTTGGAGGCGCCATTCCTCCAGGCGGGCCCGCTGGGTGTCCGCGTACGGGCCCGGCACGCTCGCCAGGGGTTCGCCGTCCCACAGGACGAGCGCCCGGTTCAGCAGCTCGCGGGCGAGGCCGAGGTCGCCCGAGTGCTTGGCCTTCTCCGCGTCGGCGGATATCTCCTGGGCCTCGGCGAGGTCCAGCGTGCCCGCGCCCTCGGACAGTCGGATCGCGTAGCCGCCCGACTCGCTGATCAGCACGCCCGGGTCGAGCGCCTTGCGGAGCCGGGAGGCGTAGGTGCGGACGGCGGCGAGTGCCTGCGAGGGGGGTTCGTCGCCCCACAGGGCGTCGATCAGCTCGCCGGACGTGGCGGTCCGGCCCTCCCGCAGCAACAACGCCGCCAGCAGCGCGCGTTGCTGGGGGGAACCGGTGGGAAGCGTCTCCCCGCCGCGCCAGGCGCGCACCGGTCCGAGCACGCTGAAGCGCAACGCCGCCGATTCCTCGGGACGCCGCTGCTCCGGCACTCGCGGTACACCGTCCATCGCTGTCCCCCTGCCGAACCGTCAGTACAACGAGGCCAGTTTGCCTTGTTCATGGCGGATGCGTCAGCCGTGCGAGACGGCGATCACAGCCGCGCGCCCGAGGCGGTCGCGGAAGATCACACATCCCTCACACGCTCTCCGCACACGTTCGCACAGAGTCATGGGTTCCCGGGAGCGCTTCCAGACAGCTGACGGGTCGTCAGATCGGCGCTACCGTGGGCCGTATGGAGACCACCCAGACCCCTTCGACCGCCTCCGACTTCCCCAGGATCATCTCGGTGGACGACCACACCGTGGAGCCCCCGGGCGTCTGGCGGGACCGCCTCCCGTCGAGGTACCGGGACACCGGCCCCCGCATCGTCCGCGCGCCGCTGAAGGAGATGACCTTCCTCGGCGGCAGGTTCGCCCCGGTGATGGGACGGCCGGGCGACGACGGGCCGGTCGGGGACTGGTGGGTGTACGAGGACCTGCACCGGCCGCTGACCCGCCTCGACACCGCCGTCGGGTACGACAGGGACGAGATACGCCTGGAGGTCATCACGTACGAGCAGATGCGCCCCGGCTCGTACGACGTCCCCCAGCGGCTGGCCGACATGGACGTCAACCACGTCCAGTCCGCGCTGTGCTTCCCGACCTTCCCGCGCTTCTGCGGACAGACGTTCACCGAGGCCAAGGACCGTGAGCTCGGACTGCTCTCGGTGCGGGCCTACAACGACTGGATGGTGGAGGAGTGGTGCGGCCCGCAGGCCGCCGGGCGTCTCGTCCCGCTCACCCTCGTCCCGCTGTGGGACCCCGTGCTCGCGGCCGACGAGGTGCGCCGCAACGCGGCCCGTGGTGTGCGCGCGGTCGCCTTCTCGGAGATCCCGCCGCACCTCGGACTGCCCTCCGTGCACACCGACGACTGGGATCCCTTCCTCGCGGCCTGCGACGAGACCGGCACGGTCGTCGCCATGCACATCGGCTCCAGCAGCAGGATGCCGTCGACCTCGGCCGACGCCCCGCCCGCCGTCGGGTCGACCATCACCTTCGCCAACTGCTGCTTCTCGATGGTGGACTGGCTGATGAGCGGCAAGTTCGAGCGCTTCCCGAACCTGCGGGTGATGTACGCCGAGGGCCAGATCGGCTGGATCCCGTACATCCTGGAACGCGCCGACGTGGTGTGGGAGGAGAACCGCGGCTGGGGCGGTGTCGCCGACAAGGTCCACCGTCCGCCGTCCGAGCTCTTCGCCGGGCATGTCTACGGCTGCTTCTTCGACGACGCCTTCGGGCTGAGGAACCTCGACTCCATCGGGGTCGCGAACGTCCTGTACGAGACCGACTACCCGCACTCCGACTCGACCTGGCCGAAGTCCCGCGAGGTCGGCGAGGCCCAGATGGGCCATCTCGCCCCGGACGTGGTCGAGCGGATCGTACGGGGCAACGCGATCGAGCTGCTGGGCCTGACGGAGGACGGCCTGTGGCCGGGTCCGGGCGGTGCCCGGTGACCGGGGACGGGCTCCGGACGCCCGCGGCCGCGGACGGGCCGCTGAGCTACGGCATCCAGCTCCCCGTCCAGTCGCAGAGCACCCTGTACGCCGAGCGGTGGGAGGCGGGCGCGGGTCCGGCCGAGCTGGTCGCGGTCGCCCGTGCCGCGGACCGCGGCGGCTTCGCGTACGTGGCGGTCTGCGACCACGTAGCCGTCCCTCGGCGGCTCGCGGAGGCCATGAGCACGGTCTGGTACGACCCGGTGGCCACCCTCGGCTTCCTGGCGGGCGTGACCGGACGGGTTCGGCTGCTCAGCCATGTCGCGGTCGTCGGTCTGCGGCACCCGCTCGTCACGGCCAAGCAGTACGCCACCCTCGACCACCTCAGCGGCGGCCGGCTGATCCTCGGGGTCGGCGCCGGGCACGTCCGCGAGGAGTTCGACGCGGTGGGGGCGGACTTCCGGCACCGGGGCGCGGTGCTCGACGAGTCCATCGACGCGCTGCGGGCGGCGCTGGGGCCGGACGAGTTCCCCGAGCACCACGGGAAGCTCTACGACTTCGCCGGGCTCGGCCAGCGCCCCCGGCCGGCCCAGCCGCACGTGCCCCTGTGGGTCGGCGGCTCCTCGCCCGCCGCCGTGCGCAGGGCCGCGCTGAAGGCGGACGGCTGGCTGCCGCAGGGCGACCCGCGCGAGCGGCTGCCGGAGCAGATCGCCACGCTGCGGCGGCTGCGCGAGGAAGCGGGGGTCCGCGCCCCGCTCACGGTGGGGGCCATCACCGAGCCCCTGTACGTGGGCGAGCCGGGCTGGGCGACCGGGCGGCGCACGCTCAGCGGGCCGCCCGAGGTCCTCGCCGCGTCGCTGCGGGAGTACCGCGCGATGGGGGTGGACCAGATCCAGGTGCGGTTCCGGTCGCGCGGGAGCGGTGAACTTGTCGACCAGATGGACGCGTTCGGCGCGGAGGTGGCACCGCTGCTCGGCTGAACCGCGGGGCCGCCCCGCCGGGGCAGCCGCACCGGCCGCCGGGTGGACGGGCGGTGGGGAGGGGCGGCGTGGATTGTCGGACACGACCAGGGAGACGGACATGGGCAAGCTGGACGGACGCGTCGTCCTCATCACCGGCGCGGCACGCGGACAGGGCGAGCAGGAGGCGCGGCTCTTCGTTCGGGAGGGCGCCCGGGTGGTCCTCGCGGATGTGCTCGACGACCAGGGGGAGGCGCTGGCCAAGGAGATCGGCGCGCGCTATGCCCACCTCGACGTGCGCGAGGAGGCCGACTGGCACGCGGCGGTCGCCGCCGCCAAGGAGGCGTACGGGCGGATCGACGGGCTGGTCAACAACGCCGGCATCCTGCGCTTCCACGAGCTGGTCGACACCCCGTTGGACGAGTTCCAGCAGATCGTGCAGGTCAACCAGGTGGGGGTGTTCCTCGGGATCAGGACCGTCGCGCCGGAGATCGCGGGCGCGGGCGGCGGCACGATCGTCAACACGGCCTCGTACGCGGGGCTCACCGGAATGGCCGGGGTGGGCGCCTACGCCGCGACCAAGCACGCCATCGTGGGCCTGACCCGGGTGGCCGCCCTGGAACTGGCCGCCCAGGGGATCCGGGTCAACGCGGTCTGCCCGGGCGCCGTCGACACGGCGATGAGCAACCCCTCCCAGCTCGACCCGGACGCAGACCCCGCCGACAGCGCGGCGACCTCCCGGGCCCTGGACCAGCTGTACCGCAAGCTCGTGCCGCTCGGCCGGATCGGGCGGCCGGAGGAGGTGGCCCGCCTCGTCCTCTTCCTCACCGGCGAGGACTCCTCGTACATCACGGGCCAGCCCTTCGTGATCGACGGCGGCTGGCTGGCGGGGGTCACAGTGATCTGACGAGCCGTCAGCTATTGACGCCCCGGGGGCCCGGTGCGACAGTCGGCGGACAGCAGATCTGACGGCATGTCAGATACGAATGTGGGGACGGTGAACCTCCGTGGAATTCGGGCTCTTTGTACAGGGATACGTGGGAAAGCGCGCCGAGACCGACCCGCTCGCGGAACACAAGGCGCTGATGGAGGAGACCGAGTACGTCATCCAGGCGGACAGGTCCGGCTTCAAGTACGCCTGGGCGTCCGAGCACCACTTCCTGGAGGAGTACTCGCACCTCTCCGCCAACGACGTCTACCTCGGCTACCTGGCGCACGCGACCGAGCGGATCCACCTCGGATCGGGCATCTTCAACCCGCTCGCCCAGGTCAACCACCCGGTGAAGGTGGCCGAGAAGGTCGCCATGCTCGACCACCTCACAGGCAACCGCTTCGAGTTCGGGTCCGGCCGCGGCGCCGGCTCGCACGAGATCCTCGGCTTCCTCCCCGGTATCACCGACATGAACCACACCAAGGAGATCTGGGAGGAGACCATCGCCGAGTTCCCGAAGATGTGGCTCCAGGAGGAGTACCCCGGGTTCCAGGGCAAGCACTGGCAGCTCCCGCCGCGCAAGATCCTGCCCAAGCCGTACGGGAAGTCCCACCCCGCCATGTGGTACGCCGCCGGGTCGCCGCCCTCGTACGCGATGGCCGCCCGCAAGGGGCTCGGCGTGCTCGGCTTCAGCGTCCAGAAGGTCTCCGACATGGAGTGGGTCCTCGAGCAGTACAAGACGGCCGTCGTCGAGGCGGAGCCCGTCGGGGACTTCGTCAACGACAACGTGATGGTGACGACCACCGCGATCTGCGCGCCGACGCACGACGAGGCCGTCCGGATCGCCGTCAGCGGGGGCCTGCACTACCTGCCCTCCCTCGTCTTCCGCTACCACGACACCTTCCCGCGCCCCGAGGGCTTCCCCGTCTGGCCCGAGACCCTCCCCGAGTACAACGAGGAGTTCATCGAGCTGCTGATCGCCGAGGAGCTGCTGATCTGCGGCGACCCGGACGAGGTGCTCACCCAGTGCAAGCGGTGGGAGCAGGCGGGCGCCGACCAGCTCTCCTTCGGCCTGCCGGTCGGGGTCTCGCGCGCATCCACGCTCCAGACCATCGAGCTGATCGGCCGGCACGTGATTCCGAAGATCGACACGGACCCGGTGCACCGGACCACCCGGTTCCGCCAGGCTTCCTGAGGGGGCGGCCATGCTCGACCACGTCATCAGGGACGCCACCGTCGTCGACGGCACGGGCGCGCCCGGCCGCCGCGCGGACGTCGGCGTCCGGGACGGCCGGATCGCCGTGATCGGCACGGTCACGCAGCCGTCCCGGACGAGCGAGGACGCCACGGGTCTCGTCCTCGCCCCCGGCTTCGTCGACCCGCACACCCACTACGACGCCCAGCTCTTCTGGGACCCCTACGCGACCCCGTCCCTGAACCACGGGGTCACCACGGTCGCGGGCGGCAACTGCGGCTTCACCCTCGCCCCGCTCCACCCCGAGCGGCCCGAGGACGCCGACTACACACGGCGGATGATGTCCAAGGTCGAGGGCATGTCCCTGGTCGCCCTGGAGGAGGGCGCGCCCTGGAACTGGCACACCTTCGGCGACTACCTGGACGCGCTGGAGGGGCGGATCGCCGTCAACGCGGGCTTCATGGTGGGCCACTGCGCACTGCGCCGGTACGTGATGGGCGCGGACGCGGTGGGCGGGCAGCCCACCGGGGAGCAACTGGCGCGGATGCTCACGCTGCTCCACGAGGCGATGGACGCCGGCGCCTGGGGCCTGTCCACCACCCAGTCCTCCACCCACTCCGACGGGGACGGCAGGCCGGTCGCCTCACGGCACGCCCGCCCCGCCGAACTGCTCGCCCTCAGCCGGGCGGTGGGGGAGCACGAGGGCACCCAGATCGAGGCGATCACGGCCGGCTGCCTCGACCAGTTCAGCGACGCCGAGATCGACCTCTTCGCCGAGATGAGCGCGGCGGCGGGCCGGCCGCTGAACTGGAACGTGCTGACGGTCGACGCCGCCGTGCCCGAACGGGTGCCGAGGCAGCTGCTGGCGAGCGAACGGGCACGGAAGGCCGGCGGCCGGGTGGTGGCCCTCACCATGCCGATCCTCACCCCCATGAACATGTCGCTGGGCACCTTCTGCGCGCTGAACCTGATCCCCGGATGGGGCGAGGTCCTCGCCCTGCCCGTCCCCGAGCGCATCGCCAGGCTCCGCGACGCGGACGTCCGGGCCGAGATGCTGCGCCGGGCCGGCTCCAAGGAGGCCGGTGTCTTCCGGCGGCTCGCGCACTTCGGGCGGTACGTGATCGGCGACACCTACAGCGCCGCGAACGAGGGGCTCACCGGGCGGGTGGTCGGGGACATCGCGGCCGAACGCGGCCAGGAGCCCTTCGAGTGCCTGGTCGAGATCTGCGCCGCCGACGGGCTGCGGACCGTGCTGTGGCCCATGCCCTCCGACAACGACCCCGCCTCCTGGGCCCTGCGCGCCGAGACCTGGCAGCATCCGGACGTGCTGCTCGGCGGCTCGGACGCGGGCGCCCATCTGGACCGCATGTGCGGGGCCCCCTACACGACCCGCTTCCTCGGGGACTGTCTGCGCGGCCGGCGACTGGTGCCGCTGGAGCGGGCGGTGCGGATGCTCACCGACGACCCGGCGCGCCTCTTCGGACTCCGCGAGCGCGGGCGGGTCGCCGAGGGCTTCCACGCGGACCTCGTGCTCTTCGACCCGGAGCGGATCGACGCGGGCAAGGCCACCCTGGTGCACGACCTGCCCGGGGACAGCCCGCGGCTGGACTCCAGGGCGATCGGCGTGCGCGCGGTGTGGGTCAACGGGGTCGAGGCGATCCGCGACGACACGGTCACCGGCGCCGTCCCCGGGAAGGTGCTCCGCTCCGGGCGGGACACGAGGACGGTGAGCACCCGGTGAGCGGTGCCACCGGCAGCGGCCCGGGGGCCGGGGCACAGCGGCTGTTCATCGGCGGCTCGTGGGTCGCGCCCGACGACGGGCACTACGCGGTGACCGACCCGGCGACCGAGGGGCTCGTCGGGTGGGCGCCGGAGGCCTCCCGGGACCAGGTGCGGGCGGCGGCGGCCGCCGCCCGTGAGGCCTTCGGGCCCTGGTCCCGGACGGCTCCGGAGGAGCGTGCCGCCGTGCTCGGCCGGGCGGCCGACGCCATCAGGCGCTCCCTCGTCCCGTACGCCGAACTCGCCGCGGCCGAGAGCGGTGCCACGACGGCGACCGCGCGCGGGATGCAGGTGGGGGTGGCGGCCGCCCGCTTCCGGCGGTACGCCCGGGTCGAGCCGGCCGAGCAGCCGCTGCCGCCGCAGATCAACGAGGCGGGACCGTTCGGCGGGGCGGCCGTGATGAGCGCCCTCGCGGTGCGCCAGCCCGTCGGCGTGGTCACCTGCATCACCTCGTACAACAACCCCTGGGCCAATCCGGCGGGGAAGGTCGCCCCCGCGCTCGCCATGGGCAACACGGTGGTCGTGAAGCCGGCCCCGCAGGATCCGCTGTCCGTCTACCGGATGGCGGAGGCGCTGGAGGCGGCGGGTGTGCCCCCCGGCGTGGTCAACGTGGTGAGCGGTTCGCGTCCGGCGGCCGGGGAGGCGGCCGTGGACTGCGAGGACGTGGACATGGTCAGTTTCACCGGCTCGACCGCCGTCGGCCGGCGTATCGCCGAGGTGTGCGGCCGCGGGATGAAGCGCCAGCTGATGGAGCTGGGCGGGAAGGGAGCTGCCCTCGTCTTCGACGACGCCGACCTCGCGGCGGCGGTGTCGGGGATCGGCACCACGTACTCCTTCTACAGCGGTCAGATCTGCACGGCGCCGACCCGGGTGATCGCGCAACGGGGTGTGTACGACCGGCTGGTCGACGGACTCGCCGCGTACGCCGGGCGGCTGCCGGTCGGCGATCCACGGGAGCCGGGGACGGTGGTCGGGCCGGTCGTCTCGGCGGCCCACCGGGACCGGATCGAGGCGTACGTCGACCTCGGCCGGAAGGAGGGCGCGCGGGTGGTGGCGGGCGGTGAACGGCCGCCCTGCGACCGGGGGTTCTACGTCGCCCCCACGCTGCTCGCGGACTGCACGGCGGACATGCGGGTGGTCCGCGAGGAGATCTTCGGGCCCGTCGTCGTGGTCGTGCCCTTCGACGACGAGGAGGAGGGGATCGCGCTCGCCAACGACAGCGACTACGGGCTGATCGACTACGTGTGGTCGGGCGACGTGGCCCGTGCCTTCCGGGTGGCCCGGCGGCTCAGGTCGGGCGGGGTCGGGATCAACACCGTCGGCCGCAACATGGAGGCGCCCTTCGGCGGCTTCAAGCGGAGCGGTGTCGGACGGGACGTGGGCTCCTACGCGCTGCACGCCTACAGCGAGCTGCAGGCCCTCGTGTGGCCGGGGTGACCCGGCCGGACCCTCGCCGTAGCGGCGCTACCCACAAACGGTAGCGCCGCTACGGAATCAGTGTTAGCGTTGCTCTCGTCGGGTTGCGAACACCGCTACCCCCGAAGGTCGAGGAGCAACGTCATGAGCGAACGGACCGGCACCTCCCCGCGCGTCGCGGTCGTCACCGGCGGATCCCGCGGGATCGGCCGCCAGACCGCCGAACGGCTGGCCGCCGACGGGTACGCCGTCGTGGTCAACTACGCGGGCAACCAGGCGGAGGCCGACAAGGCCGTGGCCGCGATCACCGACGCGGGCGGCGAGGCCCTCGCCCTGCGCGCGGACGTCGCCGACGAGACGGCGATGGCGGACCTCTTCGACACGGTGGAGGCCCGTTTCGGCGGAGTCGACGTCGTCGTGCACGCCGCCGGGGTGATGACCCTCGCGCCGCTCGCCGACCTCGACCTCGACGCCCTGGACCGGATGCACCGGACCAACGTGCGCGGCACGTTCGTCGTCGGACAGCAGGCCGTCCGCCGGCTGCGCGCGGGCGGCGCCCTCGTCAACTTCTCCAGCTCCGTACTGGGGCTGGCCATCCCCGGCTACAGCGGATACGCCGCCTCGAAGGGCGCCGTCGAGGCCATGACCCTGATCGTCGCCCGCGAGCTGCGCGGCCGGGACGTCACCGTCAACGTGGTGGCCCCCGGGCCCACCGCCACCTCCCTGTACCTGGACGGCAAGGACGAGGAGACCATCGCCCGGGCGGCCGCCCAGCCCCCGCTGGAGCGTCTGGGCGTGCCCGAGGACATCGCCGGCGTGGTGTCCTTCCTCGCGGGCCCCGACGGCCGCTGGGTCAACGGGCAGGTCCTCCGCGTCAACGGCGGCGTCATCTAGCGGACGGGACCCCACCGCTTCCTCCTCCTCCCGCCGTTCTCCGTCTCCGCCCCTCCTCAGAAGCAGAAACCCAGAAACAGAACCAGGAGTTCAGCCATGGACACCGATCCGCGTCCTGTTCCCGATGCCGTGTCCGTTCCGCGCAGGACGATCCTCATCACCGGCGCCGGTTCGGGCTTCGGCGCCCTGTCGGCCCGTGCCCTCGCCCGCGCCGGACACACGGTGTACGCGGCGATGCGC
This region includes:
- a CDS encoding SDR family NAD(P)-dependent oxidoreductase; this translates as MGKLDGRVVLITGAARGQGEQEARLFVREGARVVLADVLDDQGEALAKEIGARYAHLDVREEADWHAAVAAAKEAYGRIDGLVNNAGILRFHELVDTPLDEFQQIVQVNQVGVFLGIRTVAPEIAGAGGGTIVNTASYAGLTGMAGVGAYAATKHAIVGLTRVAALELAAQGIRVNAVCPGAVDTAMSNPSQLDPDADPADSAATSRALDQLYRKLVPLGRIGRPEEVARLVLFLTGEDSSYITGQPFVIDGGWLAGVTVI
- a CDS encoding LLM class flavin-dependent oxidoreductase, which translates into the protein MEFGLFVQGYVGKRAETDPLAEHKALMEETEYVIQADRSGFKYAWASEHHFLEEYSHLSANDVYLGYLAHATERIHLGSGIFNPLAQVNHPVKVAEKVAMLDHLTGNRFEFGSGRGAGSHEILGFLPGITDMNHTKEIWEETIAEFPKMWLQEEYPGFQGKHWQLPPRKILPKPYGKSHPAMWYAAGSPPSYAMAARKGLGVLGFSVQKVSDMEWVLEQYKTAVVEAEPVGDFVNDNVMVTTTAICAPTHDEAVRIAVSGGLHYLPSLVFRYHDTFPRPEGFPVWPETLPEYNEEFIELLIAEELLICGDPDEVLTQCKRWEQAGADQLSFGLPVGVSRASTLQTIELIGRHVIPKIDTDPVHRTTRFRQAS
- a CDS encoding N-acyl-D-amino-acid deacylase family protein is translated as MLDHVIRDATVVDGTGAPGRRADVGVRDGRIAVIGTVTQPSRTSEDATGLVLAPGFVDPHTHYDAQLFWDPYATPSLNHGVTTVAGGNCGFTLAPLHPERPEDADYTRRMMSKVEGMSLVALEEGAPWNWHTFGDYLDALEGRIAVNAGFMVGHCALRRYVMGADAVGGQPTGEQLARMLTLLHEAMDAGAWGLSTTQSSTHSDGDGRPVASRHARPAELLALSRAVGEHEGTQIEAITAGCLDQFSDAEIDLFAEMSAAAGRPLNWNVLTVDAAVPERVPRQLLASERARKAGGRVVALTMPILTPMNMSLGTFCALNLIPGWGEVLALPVPERIARLRDADVRAEMLRRAGSKEAGVFRRLAHFGRYVIGDTYSAANEGLTGRVVGDIAAERGQEPFECLVEICAADGLRTVLWPMPSDNDPASWALRAETWQHPDVLLGGSDAGAHLDRMCGAPYTTRFLGDCLRGRRLVPLERAVRMLTDDPARLFGLRERGRVAEGFHADLVLFDPERIDAGKATLVHDLPGDSPRLDSRAIGVRAVWVNGVEAIRDDTVTGAVPGKVLRSGRDTRTVSTR
- a CDS encoding aldehyde dehydrogenase family protein; translated protein: MSGATGSGPGAGAQRLFIGGSWVAPDDGHYAVTDPATEGLVGWAPEASRDQVRAAAAAAREAFGPWSRTAPEERAAVLGRAADAIRRSLVPYAELAAAESGATTATARGMQVGVAAARFRRYARVEPAEQPLPPQINEAGPFGGAAVMSALAVRQPVGVVTCITSYNNPWANPAGKVAPALAMGNTVVVKPAPQDPLSVYRMAEALEAAGVPPGVVNVVSGSRPAAGEAAVDCEDVDMVSFTGSTAVGRRIAEVCGRGMKRQLMELGGKGAALVFDDADLAAAVSGIGTTYSFYSGQICTAPTRVIAQRGVYDRLVDGLAAYAGRLPVGDPREPGTVVGPVVSAAHRDRIEAYVDLGRKEGARVVAGGERPPCDRGFYVAPTLLADCTADMRVVREEIFGPVVVVVPFDDEEEGIALANDSDYGLIDYVWSGDVARAFRVARRLRSGGVGINTVGRNMEAPFGGFKRSGVGRDVGSYALHAYSELQALVWPG
- a CDS encoding SDR family oxidoreductase: MSERTGTSPRVAVVTGGSRGIGRQTAERLAADGYAVVVNYAGNQAEADKAVAAITDAGGEALALRADVADETAMADLFDTVEARFGGVDVVVHAAGVMTLAPLADLDLDALDRMHRTNVRGTFVVGQQAVRRLRAGGALVNFSSSVLGLAIPGYSGYAASKGAVEAMTLIVARELRGRDVTVNVVAPGPTATSLYLDGKDEETIARAAAQPPLERLGVPEDIAGVVSFLAGPDGRWVNGQVLRVNGGVI